TTGGTGATGCCGGCCATCACTTGCGGCTCAAGCAGGTAGTTCGTGAACTTGTAGGCGGCTTCGACGTTTTCGGCATCCTTGGGAATGGCGACCATGTCGTAGAACGTGCCAGCACCTTCTTTTGGAATGGTGTAGGCCAGCTTGACCTTGTCACCGGCTTCCTGGGCGCGGGTCTTGGATTGTTCCAGGTCACCCGAGTAACCGACGGCGACGCAGATGTTGCCGTTGGCCAGGTCGGAGATGTACTTGGAGGAATGGAAGTAGGCAACCGAAGGACGAATCTTCAGGAACAGGTCTTCGGCGGCCTTCAGGTCAGCCTTGTCCTTGCTGTTGGTCGGCTTGCCCAGATAGTGCAACGCCGCCGGAATCATTTCGGTCGGGGCGTCGAGGAAGCTTACGCCGCAGCTTTTGAGCTTCTCGATGTTTTCAGGCTTGAACACCACGTCCCAGGAATCGATCTTGTCGATGCCCAGCGCAGCCTTGACCTTGGCCGGGTTGTAGCCGATGCCGATCGAGCCCCACATGTACGGGAACGCGTGCTTGTTGCCTTGGTCGCTGGCATCACCAACAGCCTTGAGCAGG
This region of Pseudomonas sp. R84 genomic DNA includes:
- a CDS encoding polyamine ABC transporter substrate-binding protein; amino-acid sequence: MKALGKKLAGKTLLAMSLMGVMATAAQADDKVLHVYNWSDYIAPDTVANFEKATGIKVVYDVFDSNETLEAKLLAGKSGYDIVVPSNNFLAKQIKAGVYQELDKSKLPNWKNLDEDLLKAVGDASDQGNKHAFPYMWGSIGIGYNPAKVKAALGIDKIDSWDVVFKPENIEKLKSCGVSFLDAPTEMIPAALHYLGKPTNSKDKADLKAAEDLFLKIRPSVAYFHSSKYISDLANGNICVAVGYSGDLEQSKTRAQEAGDKVKLAYTIPKEGAGTFYDMVAIPKDAENVEAAYKFTNYLLEPQVMAGITNAVRFPNGNKAATPLVDKDITSDPSIYPSAEVKKQLYAISDLDAATLRLITRSWTKIKSGK